A window of the Microvirga terrae genome harbors these coding sequences:
- a CDS encoding calcium-binding protein, with product MPTVIAIEAKPVEFENVSSGFLHLYLVKTVTDDQGAVISEEVIRGSRVSGDDLGTIAGANLATSPDRRGSDTLEERHRTVLDLGGRNADEVWQVMVQHAANIDKADLRYSLDIAQSVPGYDVNSNSVVASVLHSVGLDWTKSLPADVSRSDVPLYGQLQYMNVDDGLFGTAGNDWILGGIGNDRLYGRGGDDRLYGEGGSDRLHGSEGADILSGGAGNDNLDGRAGNDALSGGSGHDRLYGSFGDDVLSGGSGNDRLYGESGADILQGGGGKDAFVYNTVPTAPAEVDTVQDFSVRDDTFWLNNKVFTGLGSEGALRSSAFWTGTAAHDTTDRIIYDRAAGVLYYDQDGTGASEQIVVAKLSAGLKMTSLDILVI from the coding sequence ATGCCCACCGTCATTGCCATTGAAGCGAAGCCCGTTGAATTCGAGAATGTTAGCAGCGGCTTTCTTCACCTTTACCTCGTCAAGACTGTGACCGACGACCAAGGGGCCGTGATATCCGAAGAGGTCATCCGGGGCTCTCGGGTGAGCGGCGACGACCTTGGAACGATTGCCGGGGCGAATCTCGCGACGTCCCCGGACAGGCGAGGATCCGACACGCTCGAGGAGCGGCACCGCACGGTTCTCGATCTCGGCGGACGGAACGCCGACGAGGTCTGGCAGGTCATGGTTCAACACGCCGCGAATATCGACAAGGCTGATTTGCGGTACAGCCTGGATATCGCTCAGTCGGTGCCGGGCTATGATGTGAACAGCAACTCGGTTGTCGCATCCGTCCTTCATTCTGTCGGGCTCGACTGGACCAAAAGCCTTCCGGCCGATGTCAGCCGGTCCGATGTCCCTCTGTATGGCCAACTCCAGTACATGAATGTGGACGACGGGCTCTTCGGAACCGCGGGCAACGACTGGATTCTGGGAGGCATCGGAAACGACCGGCTTTACGGCCGGGGCGGGGATGACCGCCTCTATGGCGAAGGCGGAAGCGATCGCCTTCATGGCAGCGAGGGCGCTGATATTCTGTCCGGCGGAGCCGGCAATGACAATCTGGACGGCCGGGCGGGCAACGATGCTTTGAGCGGCGGCAGCGGCCATGACCGCCTCTACGGCAGCTTCGGAGACGACGTTCTGAGCGGTGGCAGCGGCAACGATCGCCTCTACGGGGAGTCGGGCGCAGACATTCTTCAAGGCGGCGGCGGCAAGGATGCCTTCGTCTACAATACGGTTCCGACGGCGCCTGCCGAGGTCGATACGGTCCAGGACTTCTCGGTCCGCGACGACACCTTCTGGCTGAACAACAAGGTGTTCACGGGTCTCGGAAGCGAGGGCGCACTGAGATCCTCGGCTTTCTGGACCGGGACGGCGGCCCATGACACGACCGACCGCATCATCTACGACCGCGCCGCTGGCGTCCTCTATTACGACCAGGACGGCACGGGCGCGTCGGAACAGATTGTGGTGGCGAAGCTCTCCGCTGGGCTCAAAATGACTAGCCTGGACATTCTCGTCATATAG
- a CDS encoding DUF779 domain-containing protein: protein MDGEILRVMATPAALDLIATLRTEYGPVLFHQSGGCCDGSSPMCYPQGDYIVGDEDVLLGTIGESPFYMSPSQYEYWKHTQLIIDVVPGKGGMFSLENGRGVRFLTRSRLFTDEEAAALHLTGLSA from the coding sequence ATGGACGGCGAGATTCTACGGGTCATGGCGACGCCTGCGGCGCTCGACCTGATCGCGACCCTGCGGACGGAATACGGACCGGTCCTGTTCCACCAGTCCGGCGGCTGCTGCGACGGCTCCTCGCCCATGTGCTACCCGCAGGGCGACTACATCGTCGGGGACGAGGACGTGCTCCTCGGGACCATCGGCGAGTCACCGTTCTACATGAGCCCTTCGCAATACGAATACTGGAAGCACACCCAGCTGATCATCGACGTGGTGCCGGGCAAAGGCGGTATGTTCTCCCTGGAGAACGGCCGCGGCGTTCGCTTCCTGACCCGGTCGCGCCTGTTTACCGACGAGGAGGCGGCAGCCCTCCACCTGACCGGCTTGTCGGCCTGA
- a CDS encoding DUF1624 domain-containing protein, protein MRPADLTALSSQARTAASQRWDAVDVARGIAIAAMILYHFSWDLSFLQLIGTNILQVPAWRWFARGIAGSFLMLAGFGLALAHLRGFRKGPFLKRLLKVGGAALAVTLVTYVAFPESYIFFGILHCIAVSSVLALPFLRVHPGLTLAVAAFCLAAPRLFTSPALDVPWLEWLGLGAADPVTNDYVPIFPWFGLVLIGVAAGRLLLSRPETLGLAGWRARNPLLRTLIWAGRKSLPIYLIHQVALLGLLYGVAQIVGPSPTAACRQICLMQNGDPALCPSVCSCILQQAPDRDLWQRLMAGKAAAEDNTRISRAAQQCMRQSPPS, encoded by the coding sequence ATGAGGCCAGCAGATTTGACCGCCCTCTCCTCGCAAGCCCGAACCGCCGCGTCCCAGCGCTGGGATGCGGTCGACGTCGCCCGCGGCATCGCGATCGCCGCGATGATCCTCTATCATTTCAGCTGGGATCTGAGCTTTCTGCAGCTGATCGGGACGAACATCCTCCAGGTCCCGGCCTGGCGCTGGTTCGCACGCGGGATCGCCGGCTCGTTCCTGATGCTTGCGGGCTTCGGCCTTGCGCTCGCCCATCTCCGGGGCTTCCGGAAGGGCCCATTCCTGAAACGTCTCCTGAAGGTCGGCGGCGCGGCTCTCGCCGTGACCCTGGTGACCTATGTCGCCTTTCCTGAAAGCTACATCTTCTTCGGCATCCTTCACTGCATCGCCGTCTCCAGCGTGCTGGCCCTGCCCTTCCTGCGCGTGCATCCCGGTCTGACGCTGGCCGTCGCGGCGTTCTGCCTAGCCGCCCCCCGGCTCTTCACGAGCCCCGCCCTCGACGTTCCCTGGCTCGAGTGGCTCGGCCTCGGCGCTGCCGATCCGGTGACGAACGACTACGTGCCGATCTTCCCATGGTTCGGCCTCGTGCTGATCGGCGTGGCGGCCGGCAGGCTGCTGCTGAGCCGGCCGGAGACGCTCGGCCTGGCCGGCTGGCGCGCCAGGAACCCGCTCTTGAGGACCCTGATCTGGGCCGGACGCAAGAGCCTGCCGATCTACCTGATCCATCAGGTCGCCCTGCTCGGCCTGCTTTACGGCGTCGCGCAGATCGTGGGTCCCAGTCCGACGGCGGCCTGCCGCCAGATCTGCCTGATGCAGAACGGCGACCCGGCGCTGTGCCCATCGGTGTGCTCCTGCATTCTGCAGCAGGCTCCGGATCGGGATCTCTGGCAGAGGCTCATGGCCGGGAAGGCCGCCGCCGAGGACAACACCCGCATCTCGCGCGCCGCCCAGCAATGCATGCGCCAGAGCCCGCCTTCGTAG
- a CDS encoding cold-shock protein yields MTGDYGSNSFSLREENPSFDQGRREVGQPAPEESALELVQVSGRIKWFDVAKGFGFIVPDNGMPDVLLHVTCLRRDGYQAANEGARIVVEAVQRPRGLQAFRILSLDESTALHPSELPLPRTHVQVVPTSGLEPAVVKWFNRLRGFGFLTQGEGKPDIFVHMETLRRYGIAELKPGERVFVRFGDGSKGLMAAEVRLADMALPHSH; encoded by the coding sequence ATGACTGGCGATTACGGCTCCAATTCTTTCAGTCTCCGCGAGGAGAATCCATCATTCGATCAGGGTCGCCGCGAGGTCGGTCAGCCGGCCCCGGAGGAGAGCGCTCTCGAGCTCGTCCAGGTCAGCGGCCGCATCAAATGGTTCGACGTTGCCAAGGGCTTCGGCTTCATCGTTCCCGACAACGGCATGCCCGATGTTCTGCTTCATGTGACCTGCCTGCGCCGGGACGGCTATCAGGCGGCGAACGAAGGCGCTCGCATCGTCGTGGAGGCGGTTCAGCGCCCGCGCGGCCTTCAGGCCTTCCGCATCTTGTCGCTGGATGAATCCACCGCCCTGCATCCCTCCGAGCTGCCGCTGCCCCGGACCCATGTCCAGGTGGTCCCGACGAGCGGCCTGGAGCCGGCGGTCGTGAAGTGGTTCAACCGCCTGCGCGGCTTCGGTTTCCTGACTCAGGGGGAAGGCAAGCCCGATATCTTCGTCCACATGGAAACCCTTCGCCGCTATGGCATCGCCGAGCTGAAGCCGGGCGAGCGGGTTTTCGTCCGCTTCGGCGACGGATCCAAGGGCCTCATGGCCGCTGAAGTCCGCTTGGCCGACATGGCCCTGCCGCACTCCCACTGA
- a CDS encoding PilZ domain-containing protein, giving the protein MSRRIPERRSSQRHPTYLEGRIAGQTAQAPIACTVWDLSEAGVRLVVTPPADVPLEFELQIPSEGARARVRLVWTTGIHYGARFTD; this is encoded by the coding sequence ATGAGCCGTCGGATACCCGAGCGTCGATCAAGTCAGCGCCACCCCACCTATCTGGAAGGACGGATCGCAGGACAGACCGCTCAGGCACCGATCGCATGCACGGTATGGGATCTCTCGGAAGCAGGCGTGCGCCTCGTCGTCACCCCTCCGGCCGATGTTCCCCTCGAGTTCGAACTCCAGATCCCGTCGGAAGGCGCCAGAGCGCGGGTCAGGCTCGTCTGGACCACCGGAATCCATTACGGGGCCCGCTTTACAGACTGA
- the rocD gene encoding ornithine--oxo-acid transaminase: MDLIALERSVTAANYDPLPVVLRDAKGVWATDTRGRRYLDMMSAYSAVSLGHGHPRILKAMMEQASKLAVTSRAYHTELLGPFLERLVQITGLDMALPMNTGAEAVETAVKAARRWGYARKKIAKDQAEIIVANNNFHGRTTTIVGFSSDESYREGFGPFAGGFKLVPFGDARAVEQAITGNTCAILIEPIQGEAGIVVPPEGYLKDLRALCDRHNVLLILDEVQSGLGRTGRWFAHQHEGIKPDGLILGKALGGGVYPVSAFVATRDVMSVFNPGSHGSTFGGNALAARIGLEALAVIEEEHLVERSAELGGYLQDRLRAMRSNIVRDVRGRGLWVGVEVDASVVSARAVCDALLENGVLSKDTHGTVLRFAPPLTITRDEIDWGMERIERVFARAVH; encoded by the coding sequence ATGGATCTCATTGCTCTCGAACGCTCGGTCACCGCTGCCAACTACGATCCGCTGCCTGTCGTCCTGAGGGACGCGAAGGGCGTTTGGGCGACGGACACGCGAGGCAGGCGCTATCTCGACATGATGAGCGCCTATTCGGCCGTCAGCCTCGGCCATGGCCATCCGCGGATCCTGAAGGCGATGATGGAGCAGGCCTCGAAGCTTGCCGTGACCAGCAGGGCGTACCACACGGAGCTTCTCGGCCCCTTCCTCGAGCGTCTCGTCCAGATCACCGGCCTCGACATGGCGCTGCCGATGAACACCGGCGCAGAGGCCGTCGAGACCGCCGTCAAGGCTGCCCGGCGCTGGGGCTACGCCAGGAAGAAGATCGCCAAGGATCAGGCTGAGATCATTGTGGCGAACAACAATTTCCATGGCCGCACCACCACCATCGTGGGGTTCTCGTCCGACGAGTCCTACCGCGAGGGCTTCGGTCCCTTCGCAGGCGGCTTCAAGCTGGTGCCGTTCGGTGATGCACGGGCGGTCGAACAGGCCATCACGGGCAACACCTGCGCGATCCTGATCGAGCCGATCCAGGGCGAGGCCGGTATCGTTGTCCCGCCGGAGGGTTACCTGAAAGACCTGCGCGCGCTCTGCGACCGGCACAACGTTCTGCTGATCCTCGACGAGGTCCAGTCGGGCCTCGGCCGCACGGGCCGGTGGTTCGCCCATCAGCATGAGGGCATCAAGCCCGACGGCCTGATCCTGGGCAAGGCCCTCGGCGGCGGCGTCTATCCGGTCTCCGCCTTCGTGGCCACGCGCGACGTCATGAGCGTCTTCAACCCCGGGTCGCACGGCTCGACCTTCGGCGGCAACGCGCTGGCCGCGAGGATCGGCCTCGAGGCGCTGGCGGTGATCGAGGAGGAGCATCTCGTCGAGCGCAGCGCGGAGTTGGGCGGTTATCTCCAGGATCGCCTGCGCGCCATGCGCAGCAACATCGTGCGGGATGTGCGCGGGCGTGGATTGTGGGTCGGCGTCGAGGTCGATGCCAGCGTGGTCTCGGCCCGTGCGGTCTGCGATGCCCTGCTCGAGAACGGCGTGCTCTCGAAGGACACGCACGGCACGGTGCTGCGCTTCGCGCCGCCGCTCACCATCACCCGCGACGAGATCGACTGGGGAATGGAACGGATCGAACGGGTTTTCGCCCGCGCCGTTCATTGA
- a CDS encoding SIR2 family NAD-dependent protein deacylase: MIQDARVVAGFTGAGISTESGIPDFRSPDSPWMRHKPISFALFLQSPEARRDAWRRKFAMDDLYRGARPSTGHRGFASLVATGRMPAVITQNIDGLHQESGLAPDQVIELHGNGTYAKCLACGTRHELDWVRRCFDVDGDPPDCRSCGGILKTATISFGQTMPEEPMRRAQKLTASCDLFLVAGSSLVVYPAAAFPAFAKENGARLVIVNREPTPLDRVADLAIHAEIGSVFSVFLS, encoded by the coding sequence ATGATTCAAGACGCTCGTGTCGTTGCAGGCTTCACGGGCGCCGGCATCTCGACGGAGAGCGGCATCCCGGACTTCCGGTCGCCGGACAGTCCGTGGATGCGCCACAAGCCGATTTCCTTCGCCCTGTTCCTGCAGAGCCCGGAGGCGCGCCGGGACGCATGGCGGCGCAAGTTCGCCATGGACGATCTTTATCGGGGCGCCCGCCCGAGCACAGGACATCGCGGCTTCGCGTCCCTCGTGGCAACGGGACGGATGCCTGCCGTCATCACCCAGAACATCGACGGGCTCCATCAGGAATCCGGCCTCGCGCCCGATCAGGTCATCGAGCTGCACGGCAACGGAACCTATGCCAAGTGCCTCGCCTGCGGCACCCGTCACGAACTCGACTGGGTGCGGCGGTGCTTCGATGTCGACGGCGACCCGCCCGATTGCCGGAGCTGCGGCGGAATCCTCAAGACGGCCACCATCTCGTTCGGGCAGACCATGCCGGAGGAGCCCATGCGCCGGGCCCAGAAACTGACCGCATCCTGCGACCTTTTCCTGGTCGCAGGATCGTCCCTGGTCGTCTATCCGGCGGCGGCCTTTCCGGCCTTCGCCAAGGAGAACGGAGCCCGTCTCGTGATCGTCAACCGGGAGCCTACGCCCCTGGACCGGGTGGCCGATCTGGCGATCCATGCGGAGATCGGTTCAGTCTTTTCAGTATTTCTGTCGTAA
- the speB gene encoding agmatinase, with protein sequence MAQNLKMKSKPASREQRLETYQPLSGMVVPRFAGISTFMRLPYLAPTEAPGEIDIAILGIPFDGATTNRPGTRLGPRQVREASSLMRMVNYGTLVAPYDLCACADVGDVPVNPIDVQDTLRRIEAEISYLHQGGVTPLSIGGDHIVSYPILRALAAKSGPVGMIHVDAHSDTGDTYFGGQKLTHGTPFRRAIEDGVLDPKRMVQIGIRGHMYSADEREWALDQGIRIIDMEEVAEKGIPYAIAEARRVVGLEQTYFTFDIDSIDPAFAPGTGTPEIGGFTSREALQLVRGFRHLNLVGADMVEVSPPLDQSGGTALVGASIAFELLCLLAEARAERAARETRLNVV encoded by the coding sequence ATGGCACAGAACCTGAAGATGAAGTCGAAGCCCGCCTCCCGCGAGCAGCGACTGGAGACCTATCAGCCCCTGTCCGGAATGGTGGTGCCCCGCTTCGCCGGCATCTCGACCTTCATGCGCCTGCCTTACCTTGCGCCGACCGAGGCCCCGGGCGAGATCGACATCGCGATTCTCGGCATTCCCTTCGACGGGGCGACCACGAACCGTCCCGGCACGCGCCTCGGGCCGCGCCAGGTGCGCGAGGCCTCGTCGCTCATGCGCATGGTCAATTACGGGACGCTGGTGGCTCCCTACGATCTGTGCGCCTGCGCCGACGTGGGCGACGTGCCGGTCAATCCCATCGACGTGCAGGACACGCTCCGCCGGATCGAAGCCGAGATCTCCTACCTCCACCAGGGCGGCGTGACGCCTCTCTCCATCGGCGGCGACCATATCGTGTCGTATCCGATCCTGCGTGCGCTCGCGGCGAAGAGCGGTCCCGTGGGCATGATCCATGTGGACGCGCACAGCGACACCGGGGACACCTATTTCGGCGGCCAGAAGCTCACCCACGGCACGCCGTTCCGCCGGGCCATCGAGGATGGTGTGCTCGACCCGAAGCGGATGGTGCAGATCGGCATTCGCGGCCACATGTACTCGGCCGACGAGAGGGAATGGGCGCTCGATCAGGGCATCCGCATCATCGACATGGAAGAGGTGGCGGAGAAGGGCATTCCCTACGCGATTGCCGAAGCCCGCCGGGTTGTCGGCCTGGAGCAGACGTACTTCACCTTCGACATCGACTCCATCGATCCGGCCTTCGCGCCGGGGACCGGAACACCGGAGATCGGCGGCTTCACGAGCCGCGAGGCGCTGCAGCTCGTGCGCGGCTTCCGGCACCTGAACCTCGTGGGAGCCGACATGGTCGAGGTCTCGCCGCCACTCGATCAGTCCGGCGGCACTGCTCTGGTCGGAGCGTCCATCGCCTTCGAGCTTCTGTGCCTTTTGGCGGAGGCGAGGGCGGAGCGTGCCGCCAGGGAGACCCGGCTGAACGTGGTCTAG
- a CDS encoding DUF192 domain-containing protein: protein MSLPVLSRIRPAVAALSCLVLLTGSVYAQALENLSIATQGGQRQTFRVEVARNDADRAQGLMFRRSMPADQGMLFDFGRVEPVSMWMQNTYLPLDMLFIRADGTIARIAANTEPLSTRTIPSGEPVLSVLELNAGTAAKLGIKPGDRVEHPLFKR, encoded by the coding sequence ATGAGCCTGCCCGTGCTGTCGCGTATCCGGCCCGCGGTTGCGGCCCTGAGTTGTCTCGTTCTGCTGACCGGCTCGGTCTACGCGCAGGCGCTCGAGAACCTGTCCATCGCCACGCAGGGCGGGCAGCGGCAGACCTTCAGGGTCGAAGTCGCCCGGAACGACGCGGACCGGGCCCAGGGCCTGATGTTCCGCCGTTCCATGCCGGCCGATCAAGGCATGCTGTTCGACTTCGGCCGGGTCGAGCCCGTGTCCATGTGGATGCAGAACACCTACCTGCCCCTCGACATGCTGTTCATCCGGGCCGACGGGACGATCGCCCGGATTGCGGCCAATACCGAGCCGCTCTCGACCCGTACCATCCCGTCCGGCGAACCGGTTCTCTCGGTTCTGGAGTTGAATGCCGGCACGGCGGCCAAGCTCGGCATCAAGCCGGGTGACCGGGTGGAGCACCCGCTCTTCAAGCGGTGA
- a CDS encoding GGDEF domain-containing protein, whose translation MKIYRLFNTLPRPRSYAGRVLLICFVGTHIPLITFALWALVKNPAFGRENWADLLVLLLATLAGTAITFVLVHGMLAPVRVVTQALGDYRQNKQLPALPRNLSDEAGTMLSQVQESLEELDLTLSNLARAAETDPLTGIGNRRWLVSRAEEQIDRAQRTQAPLCAVLFDLDRFKAINDRYGHAKGDAVLVGVSRFVKGELRSSHLFARTGGEEFCLILPKTSLDDAVALAERIQKGLSGQSIARLDPGVVTASFGVVERESGEKDLSSLLRRADDLLYQAKNDGRNQVATSTLAEGFRSR comes from the coding sequence ATGAAAATCTATCGTCTCTTCAACACGCTGCCACGGCCGCGCAGCTATGCGGGCCGGGTCTTGTTGATCTGCTTTGTAGGCACTCACATTCCCCTCATCACCTTCGCGCTCTGGGCGCTGGTGAAGAATCCGGCTTTTGGTCGGGAGAACTGGGCGGACCTTCTCGTGCTGCTCCTCGCGACCCTGGCTGGCACAGCCATCACCTTCGTTCTCGTCCATGGGATGCTGGCGCCGGTGCGGGTCGTCACTCAGGCTCTCGGCGACTACCGGCAGAACAAGCAACTGCCGGCCCTGCCCCGCAACCTGTCGGACGAAGCCGGCACGATGCTCAGCCAGGTTCAGGAAAGCCTCGAGGAGCTGGATCTGACGTTGAGCAACCTGGCGAGAGCCGCCGAGACGGATCCGTTGACGGGGATCGGGAACCGGCGCTGGCTCGTCAGCCGCGCGGAGGAACAGATCGACCGCGCACAAAGAACCCAAGCGCCGCTCTGCGCCGTGCTCTTCGACCTCGACCGGTTCAAGGCCATCAACGACCGCTACGGCCATGCGAAAGGCGATGCCGTTCTCGTCGGCGTGTCCCGGTTCGTGAAAGGCGAATTGCGGTCGTCCCATCTCTTCGCGCGCACAGGCGGCGAGGAATTCTGCCTCATTCTGCCCAAAACCTCGCTGGACGACGCCGTCGCCCTCGCCGAGCGGATCCAGAAGGGCCTGTCCGGTCAGTCCATCGCCCGGCTCGATCCCGGCGTGGTGACGGCGAGCTTCGGCGTCGTCGAGCGCGAAAGCGGCGAGAAGGATCTGTCGAGCCTGCTGCGGCGGGCCGACGACCTGCTCTACCAGGCGAAGAACGACGGCCGCAATCAGGTGGCGACGTCGACGCTCGCAGAAGGGTTCAGAAGTCGCTGA
- a CDS encoding aldo/keto reductase, protein MQQRQLGQLQVPALGLGCMGMSEFYGSGDEAESIATIHRAIELGVTFLDTADMYGVGRNEELVGRAIADRRDKVVLATKFGNVRGPNGERLGISGKPDYVRQACEASLRRLKVDVIDLYYQHRVDPETPIEDTVGAMADLVRDGKVRYLGLSEAGPQTIRRAHAVHPITALQTEYSLWSRDPEDEILPTVRELGIGFVPYSPLGRGFLTGQIKSVDDLAADDFRRISPRFQGENFQKNLDLVREVEAMAQEKGCAPSQLALAWVLAQGNDIVPIPGTKRRRYLEENAGAVDVSLTKDDLARIDHIIPPGAAAGTRYPEPGMKMVGL, encoded by the coding sequence ATGCAGCAGCGTCAGCTTGGTCAGTTGCAGGTACCCGCCCTCGGCCTCGGCTGCATGGGCATGTCCGAGTTCTACGGCAGCGGCGACGAGGCCGAGTCCATCGCCACGATCCATCGTGCCATCGAGCTTGGCGTGACCTTCCTCGACACCGCGGACATGTACGGCGTCGGCCGCAATGAGGAACTCGTCGGCCGCGCCATCGCCGACCGGCGCGACAAGGTGGTTCTCGCCACGAAGTTCGGCAACGTGCGGGGCCCGAACGGGGAGCGCCTCGGCATCAGCGGCAAGCCCGACTACGTGCGCCAAGCCTGCGAGGCGAGCCTGAGGCGCCTAAAGGTCGATGTGATCGATCTCTACTATCAGCACCGGGTCGACCCCGAGACGCCCATCGAGGACACGGTCGGGGCGATGGCCGACCTCGTGCGCGACGGCAAGGTCCGCTATCTCGGCCTGTCGGAAGCCGGCCCGCAGACGATCCGGCGTGCCCATGCGGTTCATCCCATCACGGCGCTGCAGACCGAATACTCGCTCTGGAGCCGGGACCCTGAGGACGAAATCCTGCCGACCGTGCGCGAGCTCGGCATCGGCTTCGTGCCCTATTCGCCGCTCGGCCGCGGCTTCCTCACCGGGCAGATCAAGAGCGTTGACGATCTCGCGGCCGACGATTTCCGCCGGATCTCGCCACGGTTCCAGGGCGAGAATTTCCAGAAGAACCTCGACCTCGTGCGCGAAGTCGAGGCCATGGCCCAGGAGAAGGGCTGCGCGCCCTCTCAGCTCGCGCTCGCCTGGGTACTGGCGCAGGGCAACGACATCGTGCCGATTCCCGGCACGAAGCGCCGCCGCTATCTGGAGGAGAATGCCGGCGCGGTTGACGTGAGTCTCACCAAGGACGATCTGGCGCGCATAGACCACATCATCCCGCCGGGAGCTGCCGCCGGCACCCGCTACCCGGAGCCGGGCATGAAGATGGTCGGGCTCTGA
- a CDS encoding ETC complex I subunit — translation MPARIYKPAKSATQSGLARTKQWLLVFEQDKPREIEPLMGWTSSGDTRQQLRLWFDTKEEAMSYAEREGIAYRVEEPHEVKRRTISYSDNFKFNRVGPWTH, via the coding sequence ATGCCTGCACGGATCTACAAGCCCGCCAAGTCTGCAACGCAGTCCGGTCTGGCCCGGACCAAGCAATGGCTTCTCGTCTTCGAGCAGGACAAGCCTCGCGAGATCGAGCCCCTCATGGGCTGGACGAGCTCGGGCGACACCCGCCAGCAGCTCCGCTTGTGGTTCGACACCAAGGAAGAGGCCATGTCCTATGCGGAGCGCGAGGGTATCGCCTACCGGGTCGAGGAGCCGCATGAGGTGAAGCGGCGGACGATTTCCTATTCCGACAACTTCAAGTTCAACCGCGTCGGTCCCTGGACCCACTAG
- the adh gene encoding aldehyde dehydrogenase — MNKPEFLSASRAPFKDRYGNFIGGQWVEPVNGRYFENTSPVTGKVVCEVARSDKDDIEKALDAAHDAKDAWGKTAPAERSRILNEIANRMEANLDTLALAETWDNGKPIRETTAADIPLAIDHFRYFAACIRAQEGSVAEIDHDTVAYHFHEPLGVVGQIIPWNFPILMATWKLAPALAAGNCVVLKPAEQTPASILVWAELVGDLLPPGVLNIVNGYGLEAGKPLASSSRIAKIAFTGETTTGRLIMQYASQNLIPVTLELGGKSPNIFFNDVTAEDDDYLDKAIEGFVMFALNQGEVCTCPSRALIQESIYDRFMEKALRRVEAIKQGSPLDPSTMIGAQASSEQLEKILSYIDIGKQEGAEVLTGGERNTLPGDLAGGYYMKPTVFRGHNRMRVFQEEIFGPVVSVTTFKDEDDALAIANDTLYGLGAGVWTRNGNRAYRFGRAIQAGRVWTNCYHAYPAHAAFGGYKQSGIGRETHKMMLDHYQQTKNLLVSYSSKALGFF, encoded by the coding sequence ATGAACAAGCCAGAATTTCTCAGCGCCTCACGTGCGCCGTTCAAAGACCGCTACGGCAACTTCATCGGCGGGCAGTGGGTCGAGCCGGTGAACGGCCGCTATTTCGAGAACACCTCACCGGTCACCGGCAAGGTGGTGTGCGAGGTCGCCCGCTCCGACAAGGACGACATCGAGAAGGCTCTCGACGCGGCCCATGACGCCAAGGATGCCTGGGGCAAGACGGCGCCAGCCGAACGGTCCCGCATCCTCAACGAGATCGCAAACCGGATGGAAGCGAACCTCGACACGCTCGCCCTGGCCGAGACCTGGGACAACGGCAAGCCGATCCGTGAGACCACCGCGGCCGACATCCCGCTCGCGATCGACCACTTCCGGTACTTCGCCGCCTGCATCAGGGCTCAGGAAGGCTCGGTCGCGGAGATCGATCACGACACGGTCGCGTACCACTTCCACGAGCCGCTCGGCGTCGTCGGGCAGATCATTCCCTGGAACTTCCCGATCCTGATGGCGACGTGGAAGCTCGCGCCGGCTCTCGCGGCCGGCAACTGCGTCGTCCTCAAGCCGGCCGAGCAGACCCCGGCATCGATCCTGGTCTGGGCCGAGCTGGTGGGCGACCTGCTGCCGCCCGGGGTGCTGAACATCGTCAACGGCTATGGGCTTGAGGCCGGCAAGCCCCTCGCCTCGAGCTCACGCATTGCCAAGATCGCGTTCACCGGGGAGACCACCACGGGCCGCCTGATCATGCAATATGCGAGCCAGAACCTGATCCCGGTGACGCTCGAGCTCGGCGGAAAGTCGCCCAACATCTTCTTCAACGACGTGACGGCCGAGGACGATGATTACCTGGACAAGGCCATCGAAGGTTTCGTGATGTTCGCCCTCAACCAAGGCGAGGTCTGCACCTGCCCGAGCCGGGCGCTGATCCAGGAATCGATCTATGACCGCTTCATGGAAAAGGCCCTCAGGCGCGTCGAGGCAATCAAGCAGGGGAGCCCCCTCGACCCGTCGACCATGATCGGCGCCCAGGCGTCGAGCGAGCAGCTGGAGAAGATCCTCAGCTATATCGACATCGGCAAGCAGGAAGGCGCCGAGGTGCTGACCGGGGGCGAGCGCAACACCCTGCCGGGCGATCTGGCCGGCGGGTACTATATGAAGCCGACGGTGTTCCGCGGCCATAACCGGATGCGGGTCTTCCAGGAGGAGATCTTCGGGCCGGTCGTCTCCGTCACCACCTTCAAGGACGAGGACGATGCGCTCGCGATCGCCAACGACACCCTCTACGGCCTCGGCGCCGGCGTCTGGACCCGCAACGGCAACCGCGCCTACCGCTTCGGCCGCGCGATCCAGGCCGGCCGCGTCTGGACGAACTGCTACCATGCCTATCCGGCTCATGCGGCCTTCGGGGGCTACAAGCAGTCGGGCATCGGCCGCGAGACGCACAAGATGATGCTGGACCACTACCAGCAAACCAAGAACCTCCTGGTCAGCTACAGCAGCAAGGCCCTGGGCTTCTTCTGA